From a region of the Microcebus murinus isolate Inina chromosome 23, M.murinus_Inina_mat1.0, whole genome shotgun sequence genome:
- the SNRPE gene encoding small nuclear ribonucleoprotein E isoform X1: MAYRGQGQKVQKVMVQPINLIFRYLQNRSRIQVWLYEQVNMRIEGCIIGFDEYMNLVLDDAEEIHSKTKSRKQLGRIMLKGDNITLLQSVSN, translated from the exons ATGGCGTACCGAGGCCAGGGCCAGAAAGTGCAGAAGGTGATGGTGCAGCCCATC AACCTCATCTTCAGATACTTACAAAAT AGATCCCGGATTCAGGTGTGGCTCTATGAGCAAGTGAATATGCGGATAGAGGGCTGTATCATT GGTTTTGATGAGTATATGAACCTTGTATTAGATGATGCAGAAGAGATTCATTCTAAAACGAAGTCAAGAAAACAACTGG GTCGGATCATGCTAAAAGGAGATAATATCACTCTGCTACAAAGTGTCTCCAACTAG
- the SNRPE gene encoding small nuclear ribonucleoprotein E isoform X2, producing MAYRGQGQKVQKRSRIQVWLYEQVNMRIEGCIIGFDEYMNLVLDDAEEIHSKTKSRKQLGRIMLKGDNITLLQSVSN from the exons ATGGCGTACCGAGGCCAGGGCCAGAAAGTGCAGAAG AGATCCCGGATTCAGGTGTGGCTCTATGAGCAAGTGAATATGCGGATAGAGGGCTGTATCATT GGTTTTGATGAGTATATGAACCTTGTATTAGATGATGCAGAAGAGATTCATTCTAAAACGAAGTCAAGAAAACAACTGG GTCGGATCATGCTAAAAGGAGATAATATCACTCTGCTACAAAGTGTCTCCAACTAG